From one Lolium rigidum isolate FL_2022 chromosome 4, APGP_CSIRO_Lrig_0.1, whole genome shotgun sequence genomic stretch:
- the LOC124706672 gene encoding EEF1A lysine methyltransferase 4-like isoform X1: MGGADCNSTDFGAAAYWDARYSSPSTGGKGRGGFFDWYQAYPALRPILRACVPTSSRVLMLGCGNSLLSEDMAKDGYEDIVNMDISSVVIEQMKEKHMDIPQLTYMQMDVRDMSLFADGSFDCVIDKGTLDAMMCGDDAPHGASRMLAEVARITRPGGIYMLITYGAPKERLTILNQARCRWNVELYIMPATPEYQLKRSNGASHASMEKVKLTVDGQLPPDYVFKDPESNFVYVSYKSDTASENNSIVGGQGETTTSE, from the exons ATGGGCGGCGCCGACTGCAACAGCACGGATTTCGGCGCCGCCGCCTACTGGGACGCCCGCTACTCCTCCCCCTCCACCGGCGGCAAGGGCCGCGGCGGCTTCTTCGACTGGTACCAGGCCTACCCGGCTCTCCGGCCAATACTCCGCGCCTGCgttcccacctcctcccgcgtccTCATGCTCGGCTGCGGCAACTCCC TTCTGTCGGAGGATATGGCAAAGGATGGTTACGAGGACATAGTAAACATGGACATCTCCTCCGTTGTTATCGAGCAGATGAAGGAGAAACACATGGATATTCCACAGCTTACAT ATATGCAGATGGATGTCAGGGATATGAGTCTCTTTGCAGATGGATCGTTTGATTGCGTCATTGACAAAG GGACCTTGGATGCTATGATG TGTGGCGATGATGCCCCTCACGGTGCTTCAAGAATGCTAGCAGAAGTGGCAAG GATTACGAGACCTGGTGGAATTTATATGTTG ATAACATATGGTGCTCCTAAGGAACGTCTCACAATTTTGAATCAAGCCCGATGCCGTTGGAATGTTGAGCTATACATTATGC CAGCCACACCTGAATACCAGTTGAAACGGAGCAATGGCGCTTCACACGCTTCCATGGAGAAAGTTAAACTGACAGTGGATGGCCAACTGCCGCCTGACTATGTTTTTAAGGATCCAGAGTCAAATTTCGTTTATGTTAGTTACAAGTCAGATACAGCGAGTGAAAATAATTCCATAGTTGGTGGTCAAGGGGAAACCACGACTTCAGAATAA
- the LOC124706672 gene encoding EEF1A lysine methyltransferase 4-like isoform X3: MGGADCNSTDFGAAAYWDARYSSPSTGGKGRGGFFDWYQAYPALRPILRACVPTSSRVLMLGCGNSLLSEDMAKDGYEDIVNMDISSVVIEQMKEKHMDIPQLTYMQMDVRDMSLFADGSFDCVIDKGTLDAMMCGDDAPHGASRMLAEVARITRPGGIYI, translated from the exons ATGGGCGGCGCCGACTGCAACAGCACGGATTTCGGCGCCGCCGCCTACTGGGACGCCCGCTACTCCTCCCCCTCCACCGGCGGCAAGGGCCGCGGCGGCTTCTTCGACTGGTACCAGGCCTACCCGGCTCTCCGGCCAATACTCCGCGCCTGCgttcccacctcctcccgcgtccTCATGCTCGGCTGCGGCAACTCCC TTCTGTCGGAGGATATGGCAAAGGATGGTTACGAGGACATAGTAAACATGGACATCTCCTCCGTTGTTATCGAGCAGATGAAGGAGAAACACATGGATATTCCACAGCTTACAT ATATGCAGATGGATGTCAGGGATATGAGTCTCTTTGCAGATGGATCGTTTGATTGCGTCATTGACAAAG GGACCTTGGATGCTATGATG TGTGGCGATGATGCCCCTCACGGTGCTTCAAGAATGCTAGCAGAAGTGGCAAG GATTACGAGACCTGGTGGAATTTATAT ATAA
- the LOC124706672 gene encoding EEF1A lysine methyltransferase 4-like isoform X2: MGGADCNSTDFGAAAYWDARYSSPSTGGKGRGGFFDWYQAYPALRPILRACVPTSSRVLMLGCGNSLLSEDMAKDGYEDIVNMDISSVVIEQMKEKHMDIPQLTYMQMDVRDMSLFADGSFDCVIDKGTLDAMMCGDDAPHGASRMLAEVARITRPGGIYMLITYGAPKERLTILNQARCRWNVELYIMPTPEYQLKRSNGASHASMEKVKLTVDGQLPPDYVFKDPESNFVYVSYKSDTASENNSIVGGQGETTTSE, encoded by the exons ATGGGCGGCGCCGACTGCAACAGCACGGATTTCGGCGCCGCCGCCTACTGGGACGCCCGCTACTCCTCCCCCTCCACCGGCGGCAAGGGCCGCGGCGGCTTCTTCGACTGGTACCAGGCCTACCCGGCTCTCCGGCCAATACTCCGCGCCTGCgttcccacctcctcccgcgtccTCATGCTCGGCTGCGGCAACTCCC TTCTGTCGGAGGATATGGCAAAGGATGGTTACGAGGACATAGTAAACATGGACATCTCCTCCGTTGTTATCGAGCAGATGAAGGAGAAACACATGGATATTCCACAGCTTACAT ATATGCAGATGGATGTCAGGGATATGAGTCTCTTTGCAGATGGATCGTTTGATTGCGTCATTGACAAAG GGACCTTGGATGCTATGATG TGTGGCGATGATGCCCCTCACGGTGCTTCAAGAATGCTAGCAGAAGTGGCAAG GATTACGAGACCTGGTGGAATTTATATGTTG ATAACATATGGTGCTCCTAAGGAACGTCTCACAATTTTGAATCAAGCCCGATGCCGTTGGAATGTTGAGCTATACATTATGC CCACACCTGAATACCAGTTGAAACGGAGCAATGGCGCTTCACACGCTTCCATGGAGAAAGTTAAACTGACAGTGGATGGCCAACTGCCGCCTGACTATGTTTTTAAGGATCCAGAGTCAAATTTCGTTTATGTTAGTTACAAGTCAGATACAGCGAGTGAAAATAATTCCATAGTTGGTGGTCAAGGGGAAACCACGACTTCAGAATAA